The DNA sequence TAAACATGGCCCTGTGCCGACGTCGGCAGCGCCTGCGAGCATGGAATACGACAGCCCGTTTTCGTCTTTCGCAACGGGCGCTATACGAGATCGTCAACCGAGACATTGAGGGCGGCGGCGATGCGCTTGATCGTGTCGAAGCTACCGTCGCGGGTGCCTGTCTCGATCTGCGAGAGATAGCCTGCGCTGATCTCAGTCTTTTCAGCGAGGTCGCGAGCCGAAATCCCGCGATGCTCGCGCCAGACGCGGATCTTATTCTCGCCGTCCAGGATGCGGTTGACGACGGCGACCGGAATAAGCTCCTCCTCGCCGGCAGTGATCTTTTGCTTGATCTGATCGTAGGTTTGAATGTCGGCCACGTCCTCCGCCGCTTCAACAAGGCTCTCGTAATCAGCGAGTGGCAGAATAGCCATACGGTCGCCATTCGGCGTGGTAATGATGGTGGGCTTGTTCATGTCCTCAGTCCTCGTAGATGCTACCGCGCGGTCCGATCTCCAGAATGTCCATTACCGTGCCTTCCTGATCGAAGATAATACGGTAGTCCCCGACCCTAAGCCTGAAGCCTGGCCGGCCTTTCAGCCGTTTGACATTTTTCGCCAAGCTGGCCGGTTCGGCTGCATATTGGCCGATTTTAGCAGTGATCAGCCGAGCCGTGTTGGCGGGCATCCGCGCGCAAGCTAGAAATTTGCGTTAGCAAATAATGGGACATGGCTTTCATCGGTCTCCACCGGGTGCTGATCGGAGTAAGGCGACTTATGGTCTTCAATACCCCCGCGAAACTCTGCGGCAGGGATGGTGCTGTCCGACTGACGGTTGGGTCGCTCCGCCGCGACCTCCTCAGGTATTGAACTTGAACAGCATGATGTCGCCGTCCTGGACGACGTACTCCTTGCCTTCGTCGCGTGCCTTGCCGGCTTCCTTGGCCGCCACTTCGCCGCCCAGCGTGACGAAGTCGTTGTAGGCGATGGTCTGGGCGCGGATGAAGCCGCGCTCGAAATCGGTGTGGATGACGCCGGCCGCCTGCGGCGCCTTGGCGCCCTTGTGCACGGTCCAGGCGCGCGTCTCCTTCGGCCCAACGGTGAAAT is a window from the Mesorhizobium australicum WSM2073 genome containing:
- a CDS encoding helix-turn-helix domain-containing protein, with amino-acid sequence MNKPTIITTPNGDRMAILPLADYESLVEAAEDVADIQTYDQIKQKITAGEEELIPVAVVNRILDGENKIRVWREHRGISARDLAEKTEISAGYLSQIETGTRDGSFDTIKRIAAALNVSVDDLV
- a CDS encoding type II toxin-antitoxin system RelE family toxin, with the protein product MPANTARLITAKIGQYAAEPASLAKNVKRLKGRPGFRLRVGDYRIIFDQEGTVMDILEIGPRGSIYED